The sequence aaaaaaattactcacacaaatTTATATTAAGAGAATAATGaaatatcatcaaaattacGTCGAAACAAATTAACAACAGCAGCACGTCGTTGCTGGCACAAGAACAAATATTGGTTAGTGTTGCTGTATGATTTAATGAGCAAgacgcgagcagcagcagcagcacgcagGAGCAGTGATAAGATCGgtgggctgtattcggcaccttagttgccgaatacggcactgtgcaccgtattcggAAGTGTCAAATATAGATCATTTTCGGTAACTCAGGTACCAATATATGTAGACAGTGCTATATTTAACACCTTAGATACCGAAAACGGTCAAATCAACCCTTTTTCGGTGCTTCACATATCGAAATAGAGTTTTTCATGAACGAAAtatcaaatataaatataaatttataaatacatcaatatattatctattttaacaaatataatatcatatattttttatttttagatttttactaAATAGCTTTACGTATCAGCGATCATGTTACGGTGACATACTCCTTCCATTCGCTTCCTCCTCCCTGTCCTCCCTCCCCAACCATAAATACCCCACCAAAACAGCCCGTCCCCGTCGTCCTCTCCTCGTCCCGGCCGTCTGTCTCCTCCCACTAAAAGGCCAAAGCTCCCAAGAAGTGCTGCTCACTCGTGCGCGGAGAGAAGCGAGAGAGACGGCCGTGTGCGTCTCCGTCGCCTGAGCCGCCGGAGAGGGTGATCCAGTCGCTTGATGGGGAGGGCGCCGTGCTGCGAGAAGGAGGGGCTGCGGAGGGGGGCGTGGAGCCCCGAGGAGGACCAGCGGCTGGTGGCCTATATCCGCCAGCATGGCCACCCCAACTGGCGCGCGCTGCCCAGGCAAGCCGGCCTGCTGCGCTGCGGGAAGAGCTGCCGCCTGCGCTGGATCAACTACCTCCGCCCGGACATCAGGCGGGGCAACTTCACCGCCGACGAGGAGGACCTCATCGTCCGGCTCCACCAGTCGCTCGGCAACAGGTCAGCACCAccttctttcctctctcttttttttcaccCCCCTTGGCTACTCTCTTTTTTCTCCGGATATTCCTGTTTTGATTCCCATTTTCTCTTTTCGCGCGATAAAGATTTTACATATTTGTAGCACGCACGTAAGTGTGGTGTGTGTGTATACGTCCAACTTTTATTAAAAGATTCTTTCAAAAAAGATGCTTCATAGAAATTAAGAAAATTCATATGCTTCGCATAATTACTAATTTAGCATTAAAACAATTGCAAATGAAGAAAAAGacgatttcttttttctaaaacaTAAAGAAGCCTATGGTCCTGCACTGCAGTCTGCAGGCAGGCCAACAGTTGTTCAGATAGAAAAGATAATATCCATCTTTTCAAACTTTTGGGTACGGCTTTATCATTGCTCGGCGGCCATAGCCGCCTCGAAACCATAACTTATACCCCCAAAGAAGACAAAGGCTTGGGCGATTAGCTTAATCCCCACGTTCAGATTAACCAATCCGAGGCACCAAAGTCGCCAGAGATTCCATCTCGTTTGGCCTCTCATGCCATAGCTGCCTGCCAGTggagtggctgctgctgctgctgcatgtgAAAATCCTGCACTTGATATGGTCGCAGCAACATAACCTCACCACTTGCAATCTCCCCTGGACCACACTCTGTTCAGTGCATGTGTAGCAATATGAAATTGCGCAAATGATGGCATATGAAACGGGGGGCAAGAATGCGTTGGGATGCACTGTCCAATGCCACCCTGATCGCATCGCTCCTACCAGTTTAGCTGCACATGAACACCCCGGTTGCTGAATTCAACGGCAAAAACTTAAAAACTTTTTCGATAAACTAGGCATGAGCGTGACAAGTAGAGAAGTAGGAGGAGTTGTGTTTCAAAACCTTCTCTGGTGCACTGTTCAGTGCCCACCTGCATCACGTTGGGACTCAAATCTTTTGCAGCATCGAAATCTTGCGGCATGCcgggtttttttttaactgttCTGTTCTGCTCGTCGTGTTCCTAGTGCTGATACCTGAATGTTACGTGGCAACAGGTGGTCTGCGATCGCGGCGCAGCTGCCGGGGCGCACcgacaacgagatcaagaacgTGTGGCACACCCACCTCAAGAAGCGGCTGGAAGACGGTCGGgaggcggccgccgccggcgccggccggcAGAAGCAGAAGGCGTGCAAGAGCAAGCCCGCCGCCAAGAGAGCAGCGGTAGCGGCCGACGTGGACAGTGAGCAGCCGTCAACGGCGGCGTCGCCAGGGCTGTCCAGCAGCGGCGTGACGTTCTCCACGGCGACCGAGTCCGCTGCCGCAGCGTCCTCAGCCGACAACGCGGCCACCAGCGCCGCGAGCCATGCCGACCAGCTTGCCAAGGACAAGGAGGAGAGCTTCAGCTCGGCGGAGTTCCCGCCCATCGATGAGAGCTTCTGGTCGTCGGCGAACGTGATGGACATGGACCTCGGTGCCATGGACGAGGAGCTGGGCCTGACCAGCTCGTCGTCGACGAGGGACGAGGACATGGAGTTCTGGTTCAAGATGCTGCTTGAATCCGGTGACATGAGTGACTTGAGCGTCTTTTAAGTTTTAACAATTCAGAATGAAGCTTAGCTACCACCTGCAACATTAGAAGAATCttgttttccttcttctttttctgttATCTTTTTCCCATTTTCTGCTGATGAGAAAATATTGGGAAATTCGATCAGATGATTTCACCTtccttagaaaaaaaaaatactagcaacatttcttttgttctttagCTGGCTTCAGAATCAGGTGCAGTACTTATCATGAAATGAGATGGCCACAGCAGTGGATTTGCCTTCCTTTCCTAACTTTTCTTCATGACTTTACCTTCCTAAATTAATTACCTCAAATCAGATCGCAAAAAAGTTTACCTCAAATCACAGATGGGCACAGATTCAATTGCGTGCGGAAAAACGACGCGCAAAATTAGCATTGAATTAAGAGTGGCATGGTTCTTAGCACCACTCACACCATTCGTTGTACTAACTGTGAAACGATTCACCCATTCCCAAACGGAAACTTTCACGTAGATTTGCTTACATATGATTTATCagaactatttatttatattagataTTCGTGTTAGAAAAATAAgtgaaaaaaacataaaatataaaaaataataagatatGTATAAGTATTAGATGAGAAACATAGATAGTTGAGATAAGTTATGTATATATAAGTGCATGCATGCGGTTTTATATTTCCCCGCCCTTTCATTGTAGCACAAGTCAAACGTTTCTCAGCCCGTGACGGAATAAAATTATTTGTGACAAAGCTGGATGCGCTGTGGGACTAGGGCACCAAGGTTTTTTAAACGTGTGTAGAAAAATGCTCCTCATTGTTGCACGAACAAGGAAGTTAATGTATCTCCAGCCCTTGCATTTAGGGCCAAGTAAAAAGTGTAAAACATGGAAGAATTCACGGACATAACAGGAGACAATTAGTTGAAACCTTTTGCGGATGCTGCatatatttctctctttttaaaaaaCACTGAGTATTACATACTTACATCTATAGAGAAAATATTTCAGAAGTCCGACAGGCCTGCAGATATGATTTTATGTCGACGAAAATAGCCGAACATTTCAAATGTTAGGCTGACGCTGAACAACAGATTCTGTCAATTGATTATACAGAGAACAAGAAATGTCAATTGAGACAAAAGGCTATACAATTGATAAGCCCACTGTGATTAACGAATTAGACCGAATTACTGGCTGACCGTGTCAGTCAAATGATCTAGTAGAAGATTGCGATGTTCGGGTTCACAAGTAAGTTGAATATGACAAATGAAATGAACATGTAAATAAACTGTTTTTTGGTAGATGCTAAGTCAAGAATTAGCCTTAAACTTAGTTACTTTCTAGATTAGGCACCTTAGGTCGTAGCTGCAGATTTGTTAGCTCTAACCACAGCACTGAGAAAGCTAGGTCACAGTTTCAcacatcagttttttttttcctgaaaagaAGAAAGGACAGTTTCATACTTCTTTTTGAGTGAACCATGCAGCTACTCGAACAGCTTGATTATGTAAAGAAAAAGTCCTTTTGAACATTGGGCCTTTCTTTAGGAAGTTGAATGGTCTCTGTTTCTTAAATTGCATGAGTAACGAAGGAATTGCGTAGGACCTATACTTCCAGCAAAATTTCGGTAAAATTCGCGTGAGATGTCAGCGTCCCGAACAAGCAATGTTTGTACAGTTGCAGACTTTTGGACCTACAGGAGCCTAGAAGCACAAACGAGAACTGATGAAAACATGTGTAGTATGTCATGGGAGAACGGGGGGCATAGAGAGCTAAAAATGACTCTTAGCTCTCCTTCCCCACCTGTCCCCATGGCGACTGCCTCCCCTCATCGGCCGTTGCCCGGTCCGTcaccctcctcccctcccccaaCCCAGCATCCTCTGATTGCCTGCCGCGTGGCCACTCCGGCACCCTACAGCCACCTAAAAACCTTCTTTCCTTTGTTGTGTCAGCCCACCGAGATGTCTCGCCCCCTCCATCTCCCCCCACTGGCCATCCTCGCCACCGACCACCACGACACCGGTGACTAGATCTGCCTCTTTCCTCGGTTACCGCACCCCGCATAGCCCCCTCAACAAGCTTCTCAGATGGCGAGATCTATTCCTTGAATCGTGCGCCCCATCTCCCGATCTGAAAGGCTCCTCCGCGCACATCCACGTTGCGGCCTCACACATTTTTCAGTTGGCATCCTCACCGACCAATAGTTGTTGTTACCCTTCTCAACCTCTCAAATCCGCTATGAAGGTAGCTAGAACTAGATCTGCGAAATCCAGCAAGAAGGTGAGCTTCCTCAGTCCTATTTCCTCGACCTTGACGCGGCGCACATAAGAGGCAACAGATCTCATGTCCCCTGCAAACAATGCAGAAGATTCGGGGTGGACTACGGTCAGAGGACGCTATTGGTGGCGTCGATCGAGAAGTGACAAGCATTCAACCACCTTGCAGCACCAGTGCTTAATTGCTCCTTTGCGACGTCGATCTACGTCGTCTAGAAATCTATCCAAAGAACTGTTCCTGCAAAAGAGAGGGACCATTGGGCAAGCTCCTGTagagacccccccccccttcatgATTCACTTGTGCCCGTAGTGGCCACAAAGCTGCTAATTGCTGCTCGGGAAGAGCTTCGCCTGCAACCTCTGCTTCATATGCGGTACATCCACATCGTTGCCTACGCCTCAAGTCTGCTTGCTTGACCTGGCAGCGACACCTCGGTGGCTCTGCTTCGCTTGAAGTGGAGCCCCCTTCACATATGACTGCAAATGAGGTGGTGCCATCTCTAACACCACCCAGGAGGGTCATGGCAAACCTTGGCACTCCGGAGACACATCCCATGGAGGAGTTCAGGATGATCCCTGCCTCACGCAAGCTAGAAGATGATCTCAACGCATGAGAAGGCTGCTCCATGGTGGTTTGGCTTGGCAGGGCGCGGCCAACCATTTCACCGGACATCATTGTGTCTGCCTTCCGTCACAAATTTAGGCTCTGTCACGGCGACATCACAGTGCACCGACACTTCCCAGAGGACCTCCTTGTCAAGTTCGAGCACTACTCCTTGTGGAAGCGAGTGGCCGACAAGTTTCATGGCATGTCAACCTACACCTTCCTCCACAATGAGCTTCAAGTATGCACCAGCCCCTGGAGTTGCTTGCGCCATGCGTTCAGTGCATGACTCCACTTTGTCTCTGTCTCTATCTCGAGGGATTACCAGTGCACGCTTGGTCTGCGGAGGTGGTTGACAAAGTAATTGGATCCCATTATTCGTTGCAGTTCATTGAGCGTTGCTCTGAGCTGCGTGAGGACATAAGAACTTTTAACCTTTGGGCTTGGAGCTCCAACCCAAGTGCCATCCCCACGGTGGTGTGGGTAACCTTCTCAGATCACCTTTGTGGCTCTGTTTTGCAAGAATTTCATGTGACCAACAAGAAGCTGCATCCTACATGAGTGGCCTGACCTACCGAGTCATAGTCCACCTCGACTTCCTAGAGAATTTCTCAATGGCAACGCCGTCGAAGGTGTCATGCTCCGTTGCAGACACGATCCCCATCTGGCCGGTGACAAAACAATTTAGCTTGAGGCACAATATCGTGGATGGCTCACCCCTGGATGGGATAGCGGACGGCCCCACCAGGCAGTTGTAGGCCCTTTCGATCATGACGGTGGCGCAAGACGCACATCACAGCTCCTCCCCTAGGAATCACAACGACGTGTCCGATTCTGACGACACCAGTAACCATCATCGTGTCCTTGCACGCCCGGGTAGTGATGTTCACTCGTGTGAATTCCTGCGACAGCGACGCAATCATGATGGCCGCAACCGCTCCTCTTCAAGCCACGCTAAGGAGCAAGAACCTCGTCAGGATCGGGATTGATCCCCATGGCCTCGAGGTAGTGATAATGGGTATCAACGACACGATGATGCCATTGAGCTGACGGGTGTGGTGTCCCTAACCCTAGCTCAAATctagaaaattgcaaacaaTACCTTTTAGGCTCTGTTCGCACAGCAAGCCGAAGACTTCCATAAGAGCATGTTCACCTTTGTGATGCATCCTCAAGTTGTTGAAGCAGCCAGGCTATAGGCTAAAGAGCAGTGCCTGGAGCAAGCCAATGGCTTCTTGCTCAAAGCCCCTGACCTGACAGACAAGAATGACACTGAGCACTCCCTCCTGGTGGTCGACAAGATCAACTCTGACACCTTGTTTCTTCTTGCAATCTCGACCTTCAACAACATGGTGACAACAACTCTACTAACAACACCAGCTGAGGCCCAGATGAGCGCGGAAAGGTCCCTACTGCCTTGTGACATGGATGTTCAGAACTCTTTTGCTCTAACTACCTCTTGCAGTCCACGGTTGGAAGATGTAGGTGAGGAGATGCAAGCTGCAGCGTAGCTCGGTGCCCATGTAGATGTAGATGAGGCAGACAACCTCGTAGCAATCGAAGACCAATCTGGGGATGAGGAAAATGGAGAGCAAGCCCAAGAAGGTGAAGCAGAGCATGATGGTCATGACAAGGATAGAGCTACTGAAGCTGAAGAGCCCCCTGCAGACGAAGAAGAAGTAGATGATGACGCGGAGGATGAGCATGGCCTGGACACCTTGTTTGGGCCTACGACGCCAGGACTTCTCCCCTCACCGGCACCATACACGCTAACGACCAGGGCTGTAGTCACTTAGCATAATGAAGAGTGAGAGGCTCAAGGTGAAGGGCTCCATGACAATCATGCAGCGGGCACAGTGGAACCTCTATCGCAAGCTCGGGTACCTCGATGATGACACAGCTGATCTAACAGAGAAGGCACTATGTGACTACATCGACCTGTTCAAGGGACCCTGTCGGCAGCCGCGATTCAGTCCCTCACTGAACTTTTTGGTTTCTAGGCAGAATACACAGAGATGCTTGATAGAGCCCTCATCAACATCACAAGGGAGCTCAACTTGGACCTTGAACAAGTAGCTCAGGGGGCTACCCAGGTCATGACCTGATCTTGAACATAGCAGGGCAATAGCAGATCCATCACACGTTCACCTGGTTACCGATGCAACACATCATCCTTATGGTTCCAGCAGTGGTCGAGGATCCCTTCTGCCAGTGGTTTTTGTTTATGAGCTCTAGGTCGATGTTCGACCATAGTTATCACTGGTTTCCTACTACCTGACCATGTAATCCTAAGCAAAGGACTACTTGTTGTGCTCttcatgcttgcttcatatcTGTTGCTCTGCTATGCATTATGGTTGGTTCCTGCATCCTGTAGCCTCTATTAGATGCTCAAGCTATTATACTTTCTCCCTGCGCCTGCCTTCTACCAAGATGGTACCTCCTCTCCCATGCGCCACCTTTGATAGCCCATGGATAATGTGAACCTAAACGTTATAACCTGGAATGTTAGAGGATCAAATGTGGATCCACGCAAGACTGTGGTCCATGAGACACTGTGCGACACCTCTTGCCACATACTTTGCCTCCAAAAGAACAAATTACATCATGTGGTCGATCAGCTGGCCTCCTATCTGGGAGGCTATAGACTTTAGATTTTTGTGTAGTGACCGACCTCCGACCCTCTTGGCACCCGAGGCGGCATCCTAATCCTTTGTGATGACCGAGTGATCCGTGCAGAGAGACACATCATCAAACAACACATCATCTCAGCCATGGTCACACTTCTGGAAACATCATCAAACAGCATAGCATCTCGGCCATGGTCACACTTCTAGAAAACCAAGTGACCTTCTTCGTCACTATGGTCTACGGTCCTTCACACGATCGACAAAAGATGGCCTTCCTTGCGGAAATCCAGTCCTTAAAGCCGGTTGAGGGCGCCAAATGGCTCATCCTCGGAGATTTCAATTTGACCTACCAAGCTCAGGACAAAAATAACAACAACCTCAATCGGAGGCTTATGGGACAATTCTGGGATGCCATCAACTTTTGTGAGCTTAGGAAAATCCACCTGCAGAACCATAAATATACTTGGAGCAACGAGTAGGAAAACCCAACTCTAGTGTGCCTAGACTGTGTTTTCGCCAATGAGGCATGGGACTTGGCCTTCAGTACCCACGTCGTTCATGCTCTCTCGTCCTCCCTTTCGAACCATTGTCCGCTTCTGCTCTCAAACAAAAAAGGGCCAAAATGACCAAAGAGTTTTAGATTTGAGAATTTTTGACACAGATTCCTGGCTTCTTCGAGCTTGTCCATCTATGATCACAACCGTGTGAACAAACTGAGCCGCTACATCGCCTTTTCTACAAACTCTCTTCAATTGCCAAAGGCCTTAAGAAATGGAGTCactcttttttcttccaaacaAAGCTCCAACTCCACATGACCCTAGATGTCATTCTGAGATTCAACATTGCGCAAGATCAACACCAACTTACGAGAGAAGAATTAGCCCTTCGCTCACATCTTAAACAGCGAGTCCTGGGTCTGGTGATCGTACAAAGGGCTAGGAAAAAGCAAAGCTCCAGGATAACCAATCTGAAGGAGGGCGATGCAAACACAAAGTACTTTCACCTAACAATTAATGCAAGGAGACGAAAGAACTACATCTCGTGCCTACGTTCCAGCCATGGTTGGGCTGTCTTTCGGAACGAAAAAGAACATACGGTCACATATTACTTTCGTGAATGCTTGGGCCGACCACAATAGAGACAAAAAGACCTTAACTGGAGCTCCCTGAACATGCAAGCTCTTGAGCTAGAATCCCTCGCTACACTATTCACACAAGAGGAGATCAAGGAAGTCCTTTCCCAAATGCCCCTAGATAAGGCCTAGGGGCCGGATGGCTTCACCATCGTGTTTTTTCACTTTTGCTGGGATATTATAAAGGACGATGTCACAGCAGCTATTCATAGGTTCTATGACCACAGATCAAATTGGCTACACCTTCTAAACACTGTGAACATTGTGCTAATTCCCAAAAAGGAGGGCGCCATCACAGTGTCAGAGTACATACCGAACAGTTTAATCCATGGCATTGCGAAAATCATCACTAAGTGCCTTGCACTCCGGTTAAGCCCCTTCATCAAAGATCTAATCTCCTCCAGTCAAAGTGCTTTCATCAAACGAAGGTGCATACAAGATAACTTCATGTATGTTCGAGGTTTGGCGAGACATCTACACCGAACTAACAATCCTAGTATGCTCGTTAAACTAGACATCACTAAGGCGTTTGACACAGTGAGATGGGACTACCTCCTCGACCTCCTACATAGAAGAGGATTCCcacaaaaattcataaattggCTCtcatctctcatctctcctcgCTACAAGCTCCTCTAAGATTCTGGTTAATGGAGTTCCTACTAAGCCGATCAAGCACTACAAGGGGTTAAGGTAGGGGGACCCCCTCTCCCCCTTCTGTTCATCCTCACCATCGACCCCTTACATCATGTTCTGAACCGAGCCACAAAACTTAACCTGCTATCATGTCTCCCAGGTAGAAGAGAAAGACTGTGAGTGTCCATATATGCAGATGACGCGGTCATTTTTTTTCGGCCAAGGAGGGAGGAATTCACCACACTCGCAAGAATCCTGCAAGACTTCAGGGAGGCTACAGGCTTAAGAACAAATTTAAATAAGACACAGATTCTACCTATCAAATGCCAAGGTATGACCTCTCAGAGGTTCTGGCCGATTTCCAAGCGCCTATTGCCACCTTCTCAATAAAATACCTCGGCCTACCTTTTTCACTACGGTGAATTTGATGTGTTGACCTCTAGGGCCTCAAGGACAAAGCGGCTCATAGGCTCGCCTTCTGGCAGAAAAAATTATTGAACCTGGCAGGAAGAAATACCCTTGTGAAGTCGGTCCTCTCTTCTCAACCCATTTATTTCCTCACTGCTCTCAAAGTTCCGTCTGCAACTCTAAAATGTATTGACAAATGGAGGCGCAATTTCCTTTGATCCGGAAAAGAGACCTCAACTGGAGGGAATTGCAAAGTAAATTGGGAAAATGTATGTCGCCCCAAAGCCTTGGGAGGGCTTGATGTTCTTCATCTTGAGAGGTTTACACGGGCATTATGATTATGTTGCTCTGGCAACAATGGACTGCCCCGAACAAGCCTTGGGCGGGTATGCCCATCTCTTGTGATGACACCGACAGACAATTATTTGCAGTGGCGACCAAGATTCAAATCGGAGATGGGCGCACAACCTCGTTTTGGGACTCCCACTGGTTGCACGGTTCTAGGCCAAAAGACATTGCTCCGACAATTTACAAGGCATCCAGGAGAAAGACTAGATGTGTGAAGGCGGAGCTGGAAAAGGGGAGATGGATCACTGACCTTAATGTCTCGCAAATTACGACGACCCAACACGTAGCACAATCTGTGGACCTCTGGGAGAAGATTGCGTCCATGATGCTCAACCCAGAAGAGCATGATCGAATTTCCTGGACGCTTGATGCCTTGAAATAGTATTCAGCAAAGTCGGCATACAATGCACAATTCATAGGTGCTTGCTCTTTTGACATGAATAAAAttatctagaaaaattaggCCCGAGCCAAATGCTAGTTTTTTGCTTGACTGGCTTCTCAGAATAGGTTGTGGACCTCTGATCGTTTAGCAGCACAGGGATGGCCACACTTCGCAGAGTGCAAACTTTGTCGGTAACAACCAGAGACGATGCTACACATCTTAGCCAAATGTAGATATGCTAAAACAATTTGGCGGTATGTGGCTCAATGGTCGGGTTGTACGACTCTAGATGCCACGTTGTAGCCCTTTCATCTCTCCATTGCGAGCTGGTGGACACACATCTTGAGCAGACCAAATCAGCAAAGGAAGGTTGTAACTACTATGATTATGCTTGTCACCTAGGAGCTGTGGAAGGAGAGCAACGCAAGGGTCTTCAATCGAACAGAGAGTACAGTGCATGCTTTAGCAGTGAAAATAAAGGATGAAGCTAGAGTTTGGATCGCGGCGGGAGCAAAGAAACTAAGGGACCTTTTAGACCCGGGCTAGTGTTTttgccttttccttttctagGCCTGAGGTCCCGTCCCTATTGTGTTATAGTTTTTTGTCATCTCATactgttttcttttgtttttgctcCTGCCGTATTAATATATGAGGCATCCCTTCTGCCtccttttggaaaaaaaatatatcataggAGAACTTCAGGgtttatttgtttcagcttgcagATTACATATTGTGCTGAAATAAACAAGTTGGATTGTAAAAAATGGATTGCATACTCCAACCGTTAGATTGTAATAATCCAATAATTCGCTTTTCACCAGCTTCTGCAGATTgtacaatccaacttttacaatctagcttttacGATCTACAATCTACAAACTATTTTTCAtaatctacagctgaaacaaatataTTCTTAGAAAACTAATATGAAGCCGTCAGATACTGTTGATCAAAGGTCGGATGTCCAAACAGGTCGAGCTGACCCAGCTCCCTGCTGTGTTTCGAACCCTTGGGGATTTGGTTCGGTCAAAGCCAAGATTATGAATCttcaggagaaaaaaaataggaaagattATGCAAGCAACTAATCAGTAGTAAACTCGTGATCAACACGGACTGATCGGCTAAAAATATCCGTGTTAAAACTCACGTCATGGGCTGACAACATTGTCCTCAGGGTTTGGCGCTCTCTTTTTCGCCTGTTATTTTAGCTACATGGAGTTTTGTATAACGTTTGTTGTCTCCTTGTTCTTATTGTGAGGCATAGACCGTGCTTGAAACTCATGTCTCTTGTAAATACTCTCTGTTCCCTCTCTTAATTGATTCCAGCGGAGCCTCGTGTTTTGTACATTTGTAGTTCGTTCTTCCTGGTCTTGTCAAGGATCCAGGAACTGTCTGTAATCTCGTTGATGACACAACCGATGACGAAGACTACGAGCCTGTCTTTCCAATTTCTGCAACAAATCTGGATGATATCTTTGCCTATTTTGGCCTGCTTGGAGGTTGGTGAATGGTCGGTCCAGGCTCTGACCATGGCGAGACGACGTCCTGCGTCCATCCGTGCCGTGCACGCGTACGCGTGGAGCTACACAAGTGTGCCGCAACAGCTCAGCCCAGATTCAATGCACCGCCGGGTGGTTTCATACTTCCATTTCAGCGGCACGACCGCGTCTCCATGCATGCTAGCTAGAGCCGTGCACGCACGCGGCAGCGACGGGTGATGCATGGCTGCTACGATCCCTCACGCGCCGGTCGCCGGCCGCTGCGGCGAGGCGGCTACGGTCCCGCTGGACCTGGACGACGACGCGTCGGTGGTTTCGCTCGCCATGGCCCATGTGTGCGGGTAGGTAGCTAGGTGGCACTGTGGCAGCCGAAACGGGACCGcgtacggcggcggcgcgggcgagTGAGAGTACGTGCGGACGTGCTGTCCTGCGGAGGACGCCGCGGCGGTGGCCGCAGGGAGGCAAAGACCTGGTAGGGGAGCTCTGCCCGACGACGAGCGAGCTGGATGCCGTAATGCCACGGGACGATGCTTACTGCGGTTGCTAAGAACATGTACAAATGTGTTACTTAGATGATgtgtttatgaaaaaaaaaccgattttttttaaaatgcgCTGATATAAGTGATTAAGCGGAGAGCAAGATACTTACTTAAATACTGTTGTTTATATTAGTATTAACATGATAGTTAACCTTAAAACATCTGTAGTTTTTATATAGGTGTTTAACACTTCTTTAAAGAAAACATCTAGCTATAAGCATTGTTCGTACCCTAATTGTTAATCACGATTGCAGCGCTTTGGATATCGGGTCCGTCGTGATCCTCTGACAATGGGCTCATAGTAAGACCACGGAACAGAGGGAATCGTCAGCAGCTAGTTAGAAATTGAGACGCCAAGTCCAAGTTGTCCAGGAATTGATCCTTGCCCTCCCTGATCCAGCAGTCTTTATACAGCAATAGGGGTGTTGGAATTAGGAACACATGTTTGCGGTAACCGGGCAAAGATACTCAGTTGAACAAGGAGAAAACCTCACTTCTCAAAACTAAAACCTCACTTCTCAAAACTAGGTATCTTGCACAAACTTGATCGTTGTTGCAACTAGACAACATCCATATTGCACTTTGCAGCAGATACGCCCACATAGCTTGCAACAGAAAATGAAGTACCCAAC is a genomic window of Phragmites australis chromosome 24, lpPhrAust1.1, whole genome shotgun sequence containing:
- the LOC133908092 gene encoding transcription factor MYB4-like, producing MGRAPCCEKEGLRRGAWSPEEDQRLVAYIRQHGHPNWRALPRQAGLLRCGKSCRLRWINYLRPDIRRGNFTADEEDLIVRLHQSLGNRWSAIAAQLPGRTDNEIKNVWHTHLKKRLEDGREAAAAGAGRQKQKACKSKPAAKRAAVAADVDSEQPSTAASPGLSSSGVTFSTATESAAAASSADNAATSAASHADQLAKDKEESFSSAEFPPIDESFWSSANVMDMDLGAMDEELGLTSSSSTRDEDMEFWFKMLLESGDMSDLSVF